The Christiangramia salexigens genome includes the window CTCAATATAAAAGCCGCATCTTGGGATTTACAGAAATCCACGGTGAGTCCCGTATAGGTCTCTACCTTGATCTTTGGCTCTTTCTCATAGGTCTTTTGTAAAAAGCCTAGACGCTCCTCAAGACTAAACATGTATTTCTTACTAGAATTTGTGCCTATTGCGAGAATGATCTCATCAAATAATGGCAGTGCCCTATCTATGATATCGGTATGTCCTAGAGTTAGAGGGTCGAATGATCCGGGGAAT containing:
- the coaD gene encoding pantetheine-phosphate adenylyltransferase; the protein is MRKAVFPGSFDPLTLGHTDIIDRALPLFDEIILAIGTNSSKKYMFSLEERLGFLQKTYEKEPKIKVETYTGLTVDFCKSQDAAFILRGLRNGQDLEFEKAIGQTNFKMSGIESIFLIASSGKAHISSTVVRDVIKHGGNYEFMVPDVVRK